Genomic segment of uncultured Desulfobacter sp.:
CGACGCCCTGCTTTACAGCTTTCATGCCCAGCGGAACCGGCGCAATATGTCCGACGATGACATTGTAAAGTGCCTGGCAATTCTGGATAGTGTGCACAAAAAAGATGAGACCGGGCAAAACACCACCCGCAAAGCCGAAAACGAAATCCGGGCCAAGGAACTGGGCATCAGCCCCCAGAAGGTGGACAAGGCCAGAAAAGTCATGGAGTACGGCAGCCAAGATATCCAGGAACAGGTTCAGTCCGGGGAAAAATCCATTAACAAGGCCTTTAACGAAGTTCAGGCCCAGCGCCGTGAAAGCGGTGAAATCAAAGGCAGGGAGACCGACGGACTCGGACTTTCGGCAAAGTACACCCAGTCGTTAGGGAAATTCCTCAAAGAGCTGACCCGCATCCGGGAACAGGGGTGGCAGGAGGTCAGTCGGGAGAAAGCCGTGGCCGATATTGAGGCCATCCTCGACCTGATCAAAAACTAAAAGAACTCTTCTTTCCCAAGGGCCTTTTTAGCCCGCATCTCCCGTTGCGCCAAAGGAAATATTCGCCAGATTTGACTCGCCTTTGGCGCAACACGGAACATGGGCCAAAAACCGATTCATATCTTCTTCTCTGTAAAATTTACCCCCCTGAAAGAACTCTTGTGTGTTAAGGGGTATTCACGTATGATTGAAATCAAGCACAAAAAATTCAATCATTTAAATACCCGGCGCATAAACTATTTTGCTCAAATCATTCTTTAAAAAAATTAAAGGGGCAGTAGATTCTGTCGCAAAAAATCAGAATGTAAACCCCGACGAGGAATTATCTTCTGCGTTTAACGCGATGACCTCTGCGGTTTGGATTATTGATAAAGACCATTCTATCTTAAAATCCAACACCGCTGCCGAGCGGTTATTCCATAGAAGCAATAGTGAAGTCATCGGTGAAAAATGCTGGCGTATTTTGCATGGTACGAATCAACCCATTAAAGAGTGCCCCCTCATCAAAGCCCGTCAAAGCTTACAACAAGAATGCATTGAGATGCCAATCAACGGCAGATGGTTTGAAGTCGTGGTAAACCCGATTCTTGATTCCAGCGGGAAACCCTCAAAGTATATTCACATCGTCACGGATATTACCGAAGCCAAATTAACCAAGGCAGAACTTGTCGTACAATCAGAAAGGATACAGACCTTTTTCAATTCCATCAACGACGCCATATTTGTCCATCCCCTGGCTTTAGATGGGTTTAAACCCTTTGTTGAAGTCAATGATATTGCCTGTAAGCGATATGGGTATACCTATGATGAATTGATGCATCTTTCGGCATCGGATATAACGGTCAAGCCGGATGTCATCGGGCATTCCAGCCCCCATTGCAGGAATAATCTGCTCAAAAACAAGCTGCTGGTTTTTGAAACATGTCATGTCAAAAAATCAGGCGAGATATTTCCCGTTGAAATCAATTCCAATATCTTCTATCAAAACGGAAAACCTCACATTCTTGCCGTTGTTCGGGATATTACGGATCGAAAAAAGGCCGAAGAAGTGCTTCGGAAAAGCGAACAGGCCTTTCGAAACCTGTTTGATAATCATGCTGCAGTCAAACTCATTCTTGATCCCGGTACCGGCCGGATTATCGCAGCGAACAAGGCGGCGGAGGAATTTTATGGCTGGCGTTGTGACACGCTGACACAAATGAACATTGACCAAATCAATACAAAATCCTTTGACGAAATTAAGCCTCTGATGGCCAAGGCGAAAAAACAGGAACGCATTTGTTTTGAATTTCAACACCGGTTGGCCGACGGCTCCCTGCGGGATGTTGAGGTGTTCAGCAGCGGGGTTGAGATGAATGGAGAAAAATATCTGCATTCCATTGTTCATGACATTACAGAACAAAAAAAAGTCACAAAAGATATGGAGGAACTGCGGATTCAAAATTGGCACCTCAAAAAACAGGAGAGCCTCAGCCGAATGGCAGGGGCAATTTCCCACCACTTTAACAACCACTTGATGGCGATCATGGGGAACCTGGAGCTGAGTCTTAAATTGATCGAGAGAGGAGACTCTCCGCTCAAACATCTAATGAAATCCATGGACGTTGCGCAAAATGCGGCCAAAGTCAACGGACTAATGCTTACCTACCTTGGAAAAAACACCTCCGGAAAAATGCCGATGGATATTGGCAAAGTCTGTAGAATGACCATGCCGCTTCTGAGGGCTTCTTTGCCAATCAACATTGTCGTGGAGGCGGACTTCCCGGATCAGGGCCCCATCATCCACGGCAATGAGAATCAAATTCAGCAGTTAGTCACCAACCTTGTCACCAATGCCGCCGAGTCATATCAAAAAGAAGGCACCATCTTTTTTAGTTTAAAAACCGTTTCTTCCGACCAAATACCCAAAAAACACCGATTCCCGGTGGACTGGGTGCCTGATCACGAAAATTATGCATGTATCGAGGTTGCGGACACAGGTTGCGGAATTGAGAAACAGAACATCGAAAAAATATTCGATCCGTTTTTTTCGACCAAAACCACGGGAAGAGGTCTTGATTTACCTGTTGTTCTGGGAATTGCACAGAACAACAATGGTGTCATTACCCTGGAAAGCGAACCGGGAAAGGGTAGTACCTTTCGATTCTTCGCGCCTGTTGAAGCGCAGCCGAACTCACCTTAGCCAACCCTATGCCCAATCATCTAAACCGACATTTATGTAATTCAAAAAAATAATCTCGACGGGAAATGTCATATCTTTTCTTGACATATTTCGTTTCTCCCTATAAAAACGTCTGGCTTGTTTCTTTATACAGAAACAAGCCCTTAAAACGAATTGATATCTATACCCTTAATGGAAAAGGAGCAGGATCATATGCCCACCAAAATTTATTTAACCGAAGATGAAATTCCACGCCAATGGTACAACCTGGCAGCAGACCTGCCCGGCACCATTAATCCGCCCCTGGGACAGGACGGCAAACCCATCAGTCCGGATATGCTGGCGGCCGTATTTCCCATGAATCTGATCGAACAGGAGATGTCCCAGGAACGCTGGATCGACATCCCCGAAGGTATCCTGGACCTGCTTTACCGGTGGCGGCCCTCTCCGCTGCACCGGGCAATAAACCTGGAAAAGGCGCTGGGAACACCGGCAAAGATTTTTTATAAAAATGAAAGTGTTTCCCCGGCCGGCAGCCATAAACCCAATACCGCAGTGGCCCAGGCCTGGTACAATAAGGAGTTCGGCATCAAACGGCTGACCACGGAAACCGGTGCCGGCCAGTGGGGGTCTGCCCTCTCCCATGCCTGCGCCCTTCTGGGTATGGAGTGCAAGGTGTTCATGGTCAGGATCAGTTTTGACCAAAAACCCTTCAGAAAAACCCTCATGCAGACCTGGGGCGGAGAATGTATTGCAAGCCCGTCCAATGAAACCCAGGTCGGCCGGGATATCCTGGCAAAAATGCCGGACACCCCCGGGTCCCTGGGCATTGCCATTTCAGAGGCCATTGAAGCGGCCGTCAGTGATAAAACCGGCGGCACCCGGTATGCTTTAGGGTCCGTGCTCAACCACGTCATGCTGCACCAGACCATTATCGGCCTGGAAGCCAAAAAACAGCTGGAGAAATTCGGAATCAAAAAAGTGGATACGGTAATCGGCTGTGCCGGCGGCGGTTCCAACTTCGCAGGCCTGGCCTTCCCCTTTGTTCTGGATAAAATCAACGGGGACGACATTGAGATTATCCCCGTGGAGCCGGTCTCCTGCCCGACGCTTACGGCAACACCGTTCTCCTATGACTTCGGGGATGTGGCCCAGATGACCCCCATGCTGCCCATGCACTCTTTGGGGCATAAATTCATCCCGGCCCCCATCCATGCCGGCGGACTAAGATACCACGGCATGGCGCCCCTGGTTTCCCACGCCGTTGAAGCCGGACTGATGAGCCCCA
This window contains:
- a CDS encoding ParB/RepB/Spo0J family partition protein, which codes for MELNTTFVNPDTLTTRQPFKKLFPIQEETLAAICQNMEVNGFDPVFPLVVWKEENVLVDGHTRFTAARNMNLDQVPVVYKSFEDEDDALLYSFHAQRNRRNMSDDDIVKCLAILDSVHKKDETGQNTTRKAENEIRAKELGISPQKVDKARKVMEYGSQDIQEQVQSGEKSINKAFNEVQAQRRESGEIKGRETDGLGLSAKYTQSLGKFLKELTRIREQGWQEVSREKAVADIEAILDLIKN
- a CDS encoding PAS domain S-box protein, encoding MLKSFFKKIKGAVDSVAKNQNVNPDEELSSAFNAMTSAVWIIDKDHSILKSNTAAERLFHRSNSEVIGEKCWRILHGTNQPIKECPLIKARQSLQQECIEMPINGRWFEVVVNPILDSSGKPSKYIHIVTDITEAKLTKAELVVQSERIQTFFNSINDAIFVHPLALDGFKPFVEVNDIACKRYGYTYDELMHLSASDITVKPDVIGHSSPHCRNNLLKNKLLVFETCHVKKSGEIFPVEINSNIFYQNGKPHILAVVRDITDRKKAEEVLRKSEQAFRNLFDNHAAVKLILDPGTGRIIAANKAAEEFYGWRCDTLTQMNIDQINTKSFDEIKPLMAKAKKQERICFEFQHRLADGSLRDVEVFSSGVEMNGEKYLHSIVHDITEQKKVTKDMEELRIQNWHLKKQESLSRMAGAISHHFNNHLMAIMGNLELSLKLIERGDSPLKHLMKSMDVAQNAAKVNGLMLTYLGKNTSGKMPMDIGKVCRMTMPLLRASLPINIVVEADFPDQGPIIHGNENQIQQLVTNLVTNAAESYQKEGTIFFSLKTVSSDQIPKKHRFPVDWVPDHENYACIEVADTGCGIEKQNIEKIFDPFFSTKTTGRGLDLPVVLGIAQNNNGVITLESEPGKGSTFRFFAPVEAQPNSP
- a CDS encoding TrpB-like pyridoxal phosphate-dependent enzyme; the protein is MPTKIYLTEDEIPRQWYNLAADLPGTINPPLGQDGKPISPDMLAAVFPMNLIEQEMSQERWIDIPEGILDLLYRWRPSPLHRAINLEKALGTPAKIFYKNESVSPAGSHKPNTAVAQAWYNKEFGIKRLTTETGAGQWGSALSHACALLGMECKVFMVRISFDQKPFRKTLMQTWGGECIASPSNETQVGRDILAKMPDTPGSLGIAISEAIEAAVSDKTGGTRYALGSVLNHVMLHQTIIGLEAKKQLEKFGIKKVDTVIGCAGGGSNFAGLAFPFVLDKINGDDIEIIPVEPVSCPTLTATPFSYDFGDVAQMTPMLPMHSLGHKFIPAPIHAGGLRYHGMAPLVSHAVEAGLMSPMAIKQLECYEAGLTFARTEGLVVAPETTHAVACAIRCAKQAKEEGKEKTIIFNLSGHGLMDLAGYEKYMAGELQDIVMSAQDVAESRSISIDGYPVPKI